The Piliocolobus tephrosceles isolate RC106 chromosome 16, ASM277652v3, whole genome shotgun sequence DNA window TGGGCAAATCCAGGATGGGGCGCCATAGCAACCGCAGATGAGCTTGTGCCCCTCTCTCCACCCCTCTCCTCCACTCAAGCTCCTGGCAGCAATTGCAACAGGCACACTAAGGGGCCAAGCTGCATCTCCTGGCAGTCTGCTCTGGCTGCCTGCACCCCCGTGACCCCGTGCTGCTGAGCTGGGATTTGAGAATGGGGATGccgagggtaggaaagacagccTAATAGTACCGTAATCGGTCTTTGTACAGACTGAGGCAGCTTATAAAGTGCTTTTCATGTGCTTTATCTGAATGAATCTTCCCCACAGCCATGTAAGGTGAATattcttatccccatttcacagatgcagACACTgagactcacccaaggtcacaaagcagctcacTCAGAGACTTACACCCAGAGCTCTGACTCCCCTACATTGCCCACCcaaaccaccaccatcaccattactcAGCCTCAGGGAATATAACAAAGCCTCCTTGCAGAGGGGTCAAGGGACTTCCCTAGAACCACAGTGTTGTTGTTTGTGACAGAGCTGGAGCCTCCACAACTCAGGTGTCCGTCCCCACAACTCAGGCCTCTTTCTGAACCACAAAGTCAGTCGACAAGCACAGCAGCAATGGTGGCGGGAGAGAGGTGGGCATGGAGAAGACAGTGAACACAGTTTTgcctccacttcttttttttttttttttttgagacggagtctcactctgtcacccaggctggagtgcagtggcgcggtctcagctcactgcaagctctgcctcccgggttcacgccgttctcctgcctcagcctcccgagtagctgggactacaggcgcccgccaccacgcccggctaatttttctttttgtatttttagtagagacggggtttcaccgtgttagccaggatggtctcgatctcctgacctcgtgatccacccacctcggcctcccaaagtgctgggattacaggcatgagccaccatgtccggccaccTCCACTTCTTAAACCTTCATTTTGTCATTCTAagttctacctttttttttttttttttttttttgagatagattctttctttgtccacccagctggagtgcagtggcgtgatctcggctcactgcaacctctgcctcctgggttcaagcaattctcctgctcagcttcctgagtagctgggactacaggtatgtgccactatgcttggctaattttttttttttgtattttttagtggagacgggggcttcaccatgttggccaggctggtctcgaactcctgacaagtgatccacctgcctcagcctcccaaagtgctaggattacaggtgtgagccaccgcacctggctccttctccttttcttcatgAAAACTGTGGCTACTCTCTCTtgcttttccctgttttcttaCCCCTCACCTCCTTCCCGCTGCTAGGCACAGTAACTGGGGGGCCCCGAGTCAGTGCTGTCTGAGCCAGCCTCCTTGGATCCGGAAGGGCATGGATTCTTGGGGAAGCCACAGAACAAAGCTCCTGCCTGCCCACCCATCACTTTTCCATCGATGGTGGGCTTCCTGCTTCACGAGGCAATCTGGCCCCGCAGGCACAGGCCATCTCTTGGCTTCTTCCCTTCGAACCCCCTCCAAACCCCCAATGTCTTGAACTTTTGATGTCCAAGATCATTGAGTGTATGTAGGAAGGGATGAGTGGTGGTTGCCAAAAATGTCCCTTGCTTTCCAGTTGACCTCTGCAAAcaacaattcttttttcttagagtcttgttctgttgcccaggctggagtacagtggcacaatctcagctcactgccacgtctgcctcccaggttcaagtgattctcctgcttcagcctcccaagtagctgggagtacaggcgtgcgccaccacgcctggctaatttttgcatttttggtagagatggtgtttcaccatgttggctaggctgatcttgaaacctgaactcaggtgatctgcatgcctcaacctcccaaagtgcggggattacaggtgtgagccaccgtgcccagccttgcaAAGAACAATAGTGCTGTGCAACCTGAGTGGGAATGCCAAGGCTGTGGGGATGGGGTGCTAGAGGACAAGCCTCCAGGGGAATCTCTATGATGGCAAACTAGCAGGGCCCACAGCCcagactgttttttttgtttgtttgtttttgtttttttaacaaattagGAAACTAAAACACTGAAGGGAAAGTGACATTCATGAGGTCAACCAGCCAGTTAGTGGTACTGCTGGGAGCAGAAACCTGTATTGCACATCCATAGCTCTTTCTTTGGCCTTTCTGAGAGTGATTTATTCCATTTCTTGGTATTTATTACTGGTTACTGTTAGTTGAGGGtcgaaaaaaaaaacactgggtgAAGACAATAGTAACATTATCGTGAAAAACTTCTTGGGAAAAAATGTATTAAGTTATTATCATGAAAAGCTTCTTGGGAAAAAATGTATTAACTAACATTTGTATAGCACTGCAGAATTTATTAAGTACCTTTACATGtaagttttcatttaattctccaCAATAGCCATGTCAAGGGGGGATTATTACTGAcccatttttacaaatgaaacaCAGGTTCGGAGATGTTTAATTATTTGCGTTTGCTCATATATTCAGAAAGTGGCATGATTAAGACTAGCTAGACCAACCACAAAGTCCAGAGGGGCAGGGATTGTGTCTGTCTCATTTATTACTGCATCCCCAAACCTAGCCCATTGTTGAATGACCAAATGAATCTCAGAAATTCCTTagattctttatcattttttttgttttgaggcagggtctcgctctatcgccaggctgaagggcagtggtgagatcatggcttactacagcctcggcctcccaggttcaagtgagcctcccacattaacctcctgagtagctggggctacaggcatgtgccaccacacctggctaattaaaaaaaaaaaaaaagctgggcatggtggctcacacctgtaatcctagcactttgggaggttgaggcgggcggatcatgaggtcaggagatcgagaccatctggctaacacaatgaaaccccgtctctactaaaaatacaaaaaaattagccaggcatggtggcgggcgcctgtagtcccagctactcaggaggctgaggcaggagaatggcatgaatctgggaggcggagcttgcagtgagccgagatgacaccactgcactccagcttgggcgacagggcaagactccatctcaaaaaaaaaaaaaagaaaaaaagatccagcctggccaagatggtgaaaccttgtctctactaaaaatataaaagaattagccaggcatggtggtgaacacctgtaattccagctactcgggaggctgaggcacagaactgcttgaacccaggaggcagaggttgcagtgagctgagatcgcgccactgcactctggcctgggcaacagagagacacatctcaaaaaaaattttgtggagacaaggtctcactatgttgtttagggtggtctcaaactcctgggctcaagtgatcctcctactttggcctcccaaagtgctaggattacatgtgtgagccactgtgtcagactttaaattctctttgtttttttgagatggagtctcactctgtcacccaggttggagtgcagcggcacgatctcagttcgctgcaacctccacctagcagattcaagcgattctcctgcctcagcctcctgagtagctggaattacaggcacacactcccatgcctggctaattttttgtattttttagtagagatggggtttcaccctattgaccaggctggtcacaaactcctgacctcaggtgatccaccagcctcagcctcccagagtgctgggattacaggcgtgagccaccgtgactggccgaGACCTTAAATTCTTTACGTCATCCTTCATAAAAGTTTTTAACTAGGACTCCTCTGTAGAgaccacttttttattttttttttgagacagggtctcgctcagtcacccaagctggagtgtctATTACCCAGACtaaagttcagtggcacaatcacagctcactgcagcctccacctccaggactTACTtaatggatcctcccaccttagcttcccaagtagctgagactacaggtgcatgctatcaTACCCgggtaaatacatatatatatatatatatttatctattttggcggggggatagagatggggttttgcctggTTGCcatggctagtctcaaactcctgggctcaagtgatctgagcacttcaatctcccaaagtgctgggattataggcatgagctactgtgcccaacttattttctatttttacttttttgagacaggatctctcactctgtcatccaggcaggggtgcagtggtatgaacacagctcactccacctctgcctcccgggctcaagagtctcctgcctcagccccccaagtagctgggattacaggtgcatgccaccacgcccaactaatttttttattgtttgtagagacgcAGTCTCACAACATCCTCACAACATTGGGTCTCtttgttgcccaacctggtcacaaactcccaggctcaagtgatccgcctaccttggcctcccaaagtgctgggattataggcttcagccaccatgctcggctgagGACCACTTTTATAGTGCTCAGTGAAAGAGGTATATTTAGACATAAAGTCAGCCTAATAAACACAAAtttggcagggtgcggtggctcacacctgtaatcccagcactttgggaggccgaggcaggtggatcaatgagctcaggagttcgagacgaggccgaccaacatggagaaaccctgtctatactaaaaatacaaaattagctgggtgtggtgtcacatgcctgtaatcccagctactcgggaggctgaggcaggataattgcttaaacctgggaggcggaggttgcagtgagccaagatagcgccattgcactccaacctggtcaacaagagcaaaattccatctaaacaaccacaaaaaaagaatgaaactctgtctcaaccaaaaaacCCAACACAAATTCAAGTCATACAAATGCAAAGATACACTTTCTTTGCTTGGAATCTAACTTTCAATGTTTTTTCCAGGATCTGGGCTACGGAAAAGGAAAATTATGGAAATGGGAAAAGTCTACCCCATGGCTTGCCCTGCCTTGGAAAGAGCTCGTGTGTGTTCCCCTGTGCACTCTGTGCAAGTAGAGATACTCCAGATAACCGACATAGTCCGCTTCTCCTGCAGCCTGGAAAGCAGCTGGACAGCAGAGGGCGATAAAGAGCCACGGACTTTGCCTGTAATCGGCTTGTAATTCTCTGGGCTCTGAGGCCAGAGAATTTCTCAGAGAGAAAGCTAGGGATCTTGGGTAGTCTTCTTAGGCCTCAGGTGTTGTGTGATTCTATggcaatttctcttcttttattcatttatctatatagagacagggtcttgctctgtcacccaggctggagtgcagtggtgttatctcagctcactgcagtctccacctcctgggttcaagcaatcctcctgcctcagcctcctgagtagctgagaccacatttgggcacaccaccatgcctggctaatttaaaatttgttttgtagagacagagtgttgctatgttgcccaggctggccttaaactcctggcttcaagtgatccacgacctgccttggcctcccaaagtgctggaattacagacgtgagtaaACATGCCCCTCTCAATCACTCTTCTTTTCTTCAGAAACCTGAGTGACACCTGAGAGGCAGCCAGGGGAACAGAATGAACTCTCTGGAGTCAGAGCTGGTTTTGATTTTCACTGCATCCTTTTGAACTGAGTGACTCTAGCTAAATAACTCACTGAGTTTCAGTTTGTCTCTTTATGTGTGAGGAAAGATAATTCTGTTGTGCAAAATTTGTCTCAGGAGCCTCTTACAGGGCTTAAGGTTGAACAACAATTCCAGGCACTGTCCTTGGCACTGGAGAGTCCACAAGAGGCAAAAAGCAAACATGGCTTCTGCCCTCATAGAATTTACAATTTAGCAGGGAGGACTGCTTTTAATCAACTGACCTCACAGACAGATTGCAAATTACACCTGTGCAAGTAAGTGCAACAAAGGAATGATCTCAgagcctggggaggaggaagtGCCCAGGCAGGGAGATTTCCCTAAGGTAGTGAGGAGTGAGTTCAACCTGAAGTATGAGTAGGAGTTtactaagcaaaaagagaaaagtctTGCAAGAAAAGGGAATAGCTTATGCAATGCCCACATGTGTGGGAGCCTGCCGCAAGGCTGATGGGAATGCAGGGAAGAGAGAACAAGGTGGAGCTTAGCGGGGGATGTGGCTAGAGAGGCAGGAGTTGGATCACACAGGGGTCAGATCGCAAGATCACACATTAGCCTAAGAACATTGGGAAACCACGAACCATTACAATCACAGGCTATGAACACACTTCCATTCTGAAAAGGTCCCTCTGGTTGCAGGACTCAGCCCTCCACCCTCTTCCCTTCAATGCACCCTCAGGTATTGAAGTCACTGAGTTCTGCGGCtaattcttcctccttttcccttgTATTTCTCAATATCTCCCACTGGGACTATTTCAGTGGGCTCCCTGCCTCCAGTCTCACCTCCACCACACAAAAAGCTTGAtcttatttgatcctcacaacatgCCTGCAAGTAAGCAAAGTTGCAATCCTTATCCCTATATAACAGataagaaggccaggcacggtggctcatgcctgtaatcccagcattttgggaggctgaggcgggtggatcacctcaggtcaggagttcaaaacctgaccttggccaacacggtgaaaccctgtctctgctaagaatacaaaaaattacctggagcgagacaggagaattgcttaaacccaggaggcagaggttgcagtgagccaagatcacgccattgcactccagcctaggcaacagagcaagactccatttcaataacaacaacaaaaacttaatgTGTTGTCTGTAGCCATTACATTATGAATAGCACAAAAATTGAGTAAATATTCTTCCAGTATTTGAAACCGTTTTCTGACTCAGCAAAGAAGTTGCTCCCATCATTGACAATCCGGttaagttttgtctttttcacttGTATCAACCAACATTCACGTTTACAATTACACTCCTTGGTCAACTGCAATCAGTTTGTCTACCTATATCAGAGTTtggcaaaaatcaatgaaagcatTCTGTGAGAAAGAGTTATATGGAATTTGCCAATTTGctattatttgtaaattgtgaACTACACATCCTTTATGTCAGTAAAACTTAACGACAAATTTATGTAcctatatatgtgcatacattcCCTTTCTCCCcccagagagctggttgttaCACATTTATTAGTACAGCACTGGGTCTAGAACACGATTCATGTAGTGATTCCACAAACATTCACTGGGTGCCAGGAGGGAGATACAGATTAATGATGAAATGACTCAGCCAAggtcacacatcgcaaagcagcaTAGATGGGAGAACCACATATGCTTCCAAGGCCAGCGGCTCTCTCCCAGGACCAGACCATGGTTTCCAAGGCCTCTCCATTCTACCGAATGGGATGGCCTGGGCCTGGGAGCCCAGGAAGTGAAAAGCAAGGGCTGGGAAAGGAGACCAACGCTAGCCGACAGGCAGTTCACCGCCAATAGCGACCGGGGGCGCGCGCGACGTCACTCGCCGTGGAGGCCAGCGCGAGCACGCCCTGGGGAAAGTGGCGTGGCTAAGCCCTTCCGGAAGTGACGTCGCCTTGGGGGGCGGTGCTCGGCGGTGGCAGAGCGCGGCCTGGGCTCGCGCTGGGCTCCGCGCGTCCCCCGCCCCCCTCTATGAGGCAGAGGCCGCGGCGGCCGTTAGCTCTGTCGCTCCGGGGGCCGCGGCGGGCGGGGCTCCGGCCGGGCCCGGCCTAGTCCACACCCCAGCCCGGCTTCCAGCCGCccgccctcctccctccctctccccgaTGCAGGGGGCTGAGCTCCGGGATggcgaggcggcggcggcggccgcttCGTACCGCGTCCTGAGCCGCCTCCTTGGCTATGGAGAGGCGGCCCCCGAGCCaggcccgccgccgccgcctccgggCCATGGCCCCCCGCCGCCACCCTTCCTCGCGCGGCCCGGCCCGCGGGGCTCCCGGCCGCCGCAGCTGATGGTGTTCCGCAACGTGGGTCGGCCGCCGGAGGAGGAGGACGTGGAGGCGGCCCCGGAGCCGGGACCCTCGGAACTGCTGTGTCCCCGGCACCGCTGTGCCCTGGACCCCAAGGCCCTGCCGCCGGGCTTGGCGCTCGAGCGGACCTGGGGCCCGGCGGCTGGACTAGAGGCGCAATTGGCGGCTCTGGGGCTCGGGCAGCCGGCAGGGCCGGGGGTCAAGACAGTCGGTGGGGGTTGCTGCCCGTGCCCGTGTCCGCCTCAGCCGCCCCCTCCgcagccccagcctcctgctGTCGCCCCGCAGGCCGGGGAGGACCCCACGGAAACGAGCGACGCGCTGCTAGTCCTGGAGGGCTTGGAATCGGAGGCCGAGAGCCTGGAGACTAACAGCTGCTCGGAAGAGGAGCTCAGCAGCCCGGGTCGCGGAGGAGGAGGGGGCGGCCGGCTTCTGCTGCAGCCCCCAGGCCCTGAATTACCTCCGGTGCCCTTCCCGCTGCAGGACTTGGTCCCTCTGGGGCGCCTGAGTAGaggggagcagcagcagcagcagcagcaacctccCCCGCCCCCGCCTCCTCCCGGGCCCCTCCGGCCACTCGCGGGTCCTTCTCGGAAGGGCTCCTTCAAAATCCGCCTCAGTCGCCTCTTTCGCACCAAGAGCTGCAACGGTGGCTCCGGCGGTGGGGATGGGACCGGCAAGAGGCCTTCTGGAGAGCTGGCTGCTTCAGCTGCGAGCCTGACAGACATGGGAGGTTCTGCGGGCCGGGAGCTGGACGCAGGGAGGTGAGACCGGCGGGGGGCTGGCCGACAAACTTCCTTTTCTTGTTAGGTTTCCCTTTTTATCTATTGCTACCGCTATCCTGACAGTTCTTAAGATAGGGTCTTCAGGAGGAGGCAGAGACTTGGTACCAAAGGTGATAACATCTCGCATAAGGTCAGAGTTAATTGTGGAAACAGCTTTCACTCTTAAAAGAGTGCATACTCCATGACACTTCTCAGCTGGTTTGCATCTCTTGTTGGAAGATGGTTTCAGACCatccccccatccccaccctggCATAGCTTTTTAAGTTTTTCCAAGGT harbors:
- the SOCS7 gene encoding suppressor of cytokine signaling 7 isoform X1; protein product: MQGAELRDGEAAAAAASYRVLSRLLGYGEAAPEPGPPPPPPGHGPPPPPFLARPGPRGSRPPQLMVFRNVGRPPEEEDVEAAPEPGPSELLCPRHRCALDPKALPPGLALERTWGPAAGLEAQLAALGLGQPAGPGVKTVGGGCCPCPCPPQPPPPQPQPPAVAPQAGEDPTETSDALLVLEGLESEAESLETNSCSEEELSSPGRGGGGGGRLLLQPPGPELPPVPFPLQDLVPLGRLSRGEQQQQQQQPPPPPPPPGPLRPLAGPSRKGSFKIRLSRLFRTKSCNGGSGGGDGTGKRPSGELAASAASLTDMGGSAGRELDAGRKPRLTRTQSAFSPVSFSPLFTGETVSLVDVDISQRGLTSPHPPTPPPPPRRSLSLLDAFPRIAPIRAAESLHSQPPQHLQCPLYRPDSSSFAASLRELEKCGWYWGPMNWEDAEMKLKGKPDGSFLVRDSSDPRYILSLSFRSQGITHHTRMEHYRGTFSLWCHPKFEDRCQSVVEFIKRAIMHSKNGKFLYFLRSRVPGLPPTPVQLLYPVSRFSNVKSLQHLCRFRIRQLVRIDHIPDLPLPKPLISYIRKFYYYDPQEEVYLSLKEAQLISKQKQEVEPST
- the SOCS7 gene encoding suppressor of cytokine signaling 7 isoform X2; the protein is MQGAELRDGEAAAAAASYRVLSRLLGYGEAAPEPGPPPPPPGHGPPPPPFLARPGPRGSRPPQLMVFRNVGRPPEEEDVEAAPEPGPSELLCPRHRCALDPKALPPGLALERTWGPAAGLEAQLAALGLGQPAGPGVKTVGGGCCPCPCPPQPPPPQPQPPAVAPQAGEDPTETSDALLVLEGLESEAESLETNSCSEEELSSPGRGGGGGGRLLLQPPGPELPPVPFPLQDLVPLGRLSRGEQQQQQQQPPPPPPPPGPLRPLAGPSRKGSFKIRLSRLFRTKSCNGGSGGGDGTGKRPSGELAASAASLTDMGGSAGRELDAGRKPRLTRTQSAFSPVSFSPLFTGETVSLVDVDISQRGLTSPHPPTPPPPPRRSLSLLDDISGTLPTSVLVAPMGSSLQSFPLPPPPPPHAPDAFPRIAPIRAAESLHSQPPQHLQCPLYRPDSSSFAASLRELEKCGWYWGPMNWEDAEMKLKGKPDGSFLVRDSSDPRYILSLSFRSQGITHHTRMEHYRGTFSLWCHPKFEDRCQSVVEFIKRAIMHSKNGKFLYFLRSRVPGLPPTPVQLLYPVSRFSNVKSLQHLCRFRIRQLVRIDHIPDLPLPKPLISYIRKFYYYDPQEEVYLSLKEAQLISKQKQEVEPST